A window of Chlorobium phaeobacteroides DSM 266 genomic DNA:
AAGATCTTTTGTATAGGTGAGATTGCCGCTGTATCCCGCTGTTTTTACAACATCATAGGTGATGTTCATGGTGCTTTTTTTCCTGTTATTCAGCGCATTACTTTTCTGATGAAGCTGCTTCGATTGATTTCGAAGAGCCATTGGCGATCAAGGGTTACGGTTTATTCAGCATTGCATGGTATCCTTTCAGTGTTTCCTGAGCGGTTGTTTGCCAGGAAAAACGTTGTGCTCGCACGATACATTTTTTTGAAAGATCGTTTCGTAGCAGGGAGTCTTCACTGATTGCAAGCATTGCTTGACGAATTGATTCTGTGTCATAGGGGTCAACCAGAAGGGACGAGCTCCCCGATATTTCAGGAAGCGAGGAGCTGTTGGCAATTATAGCCGGACATCCACAATTCATGGCTTCAACGAGCGGCAGACCGAATCCTTCAGAGAAGGATACAAAAAGAAGCGCAAGGGCAGCATTATAAAGGTGTACGAGGTCGTTATCAGGTACGTGTACCAGATGCAGAACATTTTTTTCGAGACCGGCGCCAGCGATTTTTTTTTGCAGCTCTTTTGTCGATTTTTTTTCGGTTGGACAGATCAGCACCAGCAGGGTATCTTTTTTTAATGTATCGGGGAGCTGTGCATAGGCAAGAATCAGTCTGTCGAGGTTTTTTCTTGACTCATATCGGCCAACATAGAGAAAAAACCTGCCGTTATCCAGCAGGTCGTATTTCTTTAGAACAGCGGGATCAGGAGGGGTTTGTCGATAGACAGGTTTAATGCCTTCATAGGTGACCTTTACCTTCTTTTCGCAGCCGGCAAAGTAGTTTCTGAGCTCATTGCGCACAAATTCTGACGGCACGAAAATGGTCGCGGCATCATTGATCATCTTTTTTGTTGTCAGAAAAAGGGGGTGAGTTGTTTCAATGGCCGTATAACTCTTGTTATACAGCTTAATCAGGTCGTGTATCGTTACTGCGGCATTCTCAATACCGGGAACAAAATATCCCTGGTGCGTAAAATGAACAAGGTCATAGTTGGCAGCCTTTTTTTTCCAGATTGTCTGATGATATTTTCTAATCATTTTATTGCATTTCCCTCCTAATAGCATTGGATTTGGAAACGGTGCCGAATAGACAATAGCGCGCAGATTTGAAAAGTGTTGCTGAACCTCTGGAATTTTATGGTGAAGGGTGAGGATATTGTATATGTTTTCCGGTTCGCGTTGTGCCATCGCTTCTGTAAGAGAACGACAGTATGTCCCTATGCCGCTATACCCCAGATCGTGCGTAAAGTCGATACCAATATTCATAGGATAGTATTATAATTCGGCGATTCAGATCTGTAAACAGCATAAAAAAGCATATTGCGGTATTACTTGAGGCGTTGTTTCGCCACTATTTTTTCCTGTAAATGCTTTTCGAGTTTGTTACCCATAGCGGTCATCGTGAATTCATGCGTTACTCGTTCATATCCGGCTTTGCCGAACTCCTCAAGCATGTCGGGATTGTCGATTATTTTATCTATTGCGCAGGCTAATGCTGCCGGTTGTTTTGGTGGAACAATGATGCCCGTTTTGCCATCAACCATCAGTTCTCGCGCACCGTTCACATCAGTGGCAATGACGGCTTTTTTCATGGCCATAGCTTCCATGACCACGTTGGGCATTCCTTCAAAAAGTGAGGCTAACACAAAAAGATCGCATCCTTTAAGGTATGGGTAAATATTGTCGGTAAAACCCATAAAGATAAAGGAGTCTGCAAGGCCGGCGTGTGCCACCTGTTTTTTCAGATCTATTTCAAGTTTGCCTTCGCCTGAAATGGCAAAGACGAGGTCATTACGAGTTTGTTTCAGGATTGCTGCGGTTTCAATCAGATAAGTGAACCCCTTTTGTTCCGAAAGTCTGCCTGCGCTGTAAATGATTTTTTTCCCCGGAAAGCGTGCTGAAAAGTCATGCGCCACGATCTTTTCCGGGATGATAATTCCATTGTAGATAACCTTGACGAAATTATCGCCAAACCAGCCGTAGTTTTTGTATGATTCCTTGATGGTGTTGCTGTTGGTGATGATGCCGTC
This region includes:
- a CDS encoding glycosyltransferase family 4 protein, whose protein sequence is MNIGIDFTHDLGYSGIGTYCRSLTEAMAQREPENIYNILTLHHKIPEVQQHFSNLRAIVYSAPFPNPMLLGGKCNKMIRKYHQTIWKKKAANYDLVHFTHQGYFVPGIENAAVTIHDLIKLYNKSYTAIETTHPLFLTTKKMINDAATIFVPSEFVRNELRNYFAGCEKKVKVTYEGIKPVYRQTPPDPAVLKKYDLLDNGRFFLYVGRYESRKNLDRLILAYAQLPDTLKKDTLLVLICPTEKKSTKELQKKIAGAGLEKNVLHLVHVPDNDLVHLYNAALALLFVSFSEGFGLPLVEAMNCGCPAIIANSSSLPEISGSSSLLVDPYDTESIRQAMLAISEDSLLRNDLSKKCIVRAQRFSWQTTAQETLKGYHAMLNKP
- a CDS encoding glycosyltransferase; the protein is MNILFVNSIGRDKFGGGEKWMINAAKELAKRGHNVVLGSKKNSRTLHYAKANGVKTTIFEIRSDISPLSTLKVAAFLKRHAIDVLICNLNKDVRVAGLAAQIVQTPIVLARHGMLLCDNKWKHKVTLTKLVDGIITNSNTIKESYKNYGWFGDNFVKVIYNGIIIPEKIVAHDFSARFPGKKIIYSAGRLSEQKGFTYLIETAAILKQTRNDLVFAISGEGKLEIDLKKQVAHAGLADSFIFMGFTDNIYPYLKGCDLFVLASLFEGMPNVVMEAMAMKKAVIATDVNGARELMVDGKTGIIVPPKQPAALACAIDKIIDNPDMLEEFGKAGYERVTHEFTMTAMGNKLEKHLQEKIVAKQRLK